From a single Rhodococcus qingshengii JCM 15477 genomic region:
- a CDS encoding helix-turn-helix transcriptional regulator — MSTTDNALLITALRDVLVGPLPEIGRRFSTLIADMAPHTSLVIFTRECTGRPRKVAGDPAVVDRVTIAELDRIRTDLTVGQIFRGKCAIAGRDREVLAMLDRTDTLLVLTPHPGPVKAASLELIQALFAVTATGIQLQVRNASPAYLAESRAASSERARTVAEMTEVHAATLETMLATLRSADLDDTRARTSARETAASALIGLRSAVDVHRELAEESTTTAFARMRGELRSLLKHREIALELVEPPVDGRGLPGEVAHGARAVVRGAVLALSDQQTLSRIRVAWTLDAASLSIDIRDDGGGEADVIDVERQLRSRVETLGGTVESESTPGWGNRISATIPLDAPVALPNRDVLTELAPREFEVLEHLVAGRRNKAISERLGVSESTVKFHVAGVLRKLGVESRGAAAAAGAEAGVKPAP; from the coding sequence GTGAGCACCACCGACAATGCGCTACTGATCACCGCCCTTCGAGACGTGTTGGTGGGACCACTTCCCGAAATCGGCCGACGATTTTCGACGCTGATCGCGGACATGGCGCCGCACACCTCTCTGGTGATCTTCACCCGTGAGTGCACCGGTAGGCCGCGCAAGGTTGCCGGGGATCCAGCTGTCGTCGATCGTGTGACCATCGCCGAACTCGACCGTATCCGTACGGATCTCACTGTCGGACAGATATTTCGGGGAAAGTGCGCTATCGCCGGCCGAGACCGTGAAGTGCTCGCGATGCTCGATCGAACAGACACCCTCCTCGTGCTGACGCCACACCCCGGACCGGTGAAGGCGGCATCCCTCGAATTGATCCAGGCACTGTTCGCGGTGACTGCAACCGGAATTCAGCTCCAGGTGCGGAACGCGAGTCCGGCATATCTCGCCGAGTCGCGGGCAGCGTCGTCCGAGCGTGCACGCACCGTGGCAGAGATGACGGAGGTGCATGCGGCCACCCTCGAGACGATGCTGGCGACGCTGCGCTCGGCGGATCTCGACGACACGCGTGCTCGAACCTCGGCCAGGGAGACTGCGGCTTCGGCCCTGATCGGCCTGCGTTCGGCCGTCGACGTGCACCGCGAGTTGGCCGAGGAGTCGACCACCACCGCTTTTGCGCGGATGCGTGGGGAATTGCGTTCGCTGCTCAAGCATCGGGAAATCGCGTTGGAGTTGGTGGAGCCACCCGTCGACGGGCGTGGGTTGCCCGGTGAAGTGGCGCACGGCGCCCGCGCGGTCGTCCGCGGCGCGGTCTTGGCCTTGTCGGATCAGCAGACGCTCTCGCGAATCCGGGTGGCCTGGACCCTCGACGCGGCTTCGCTCTCGATCGACATCCGCGACGACGGTGGTGGTGAAGCCGACGTGATCGACGTGGAACGCCAATTACGTTCGAGGGTAGAGACTTTGGGTGGAACCGTCGAATCCGAGTCGACGCCCGGGTGGGGGAACCGGATCAGCGCAACCATCCCGCTCGACGCGCCCGTCGCCCTACCGAACCGCGACGTCCTGACGGAACTGGCTCCGCGGGAGTTCGAGGTACTCGAGCATCTGGTGGCCGGACGGCGCAACAAGGCAATCTCGGAGCGACTCGGCGTCAGTGAGAGCACAGTCAAGTTTCATGTTGCCGGGGTCCTGCGGAAATTGGGCGTCGAGAGTCGGGGTGCGGCGGCCGCCGCGGGCGCCGAGGCCGGCGTGAAGCCTGCACCCTAG
- a CDS encoding DUF4185 domain-containing protein, protein MRRMRKISTAAVTCVLASTAVLGATQANASPWDCNVTGSLDQSGGPTNPIPWLNGTDGKLPELQGRTSAVEYITGALSPNQTVERFNVLGTDLGIMWDNGAGQVLTAFGDTVGIGSDPLCSGVVGDWRSNVLFRSSDGNLSDGMNIDSSPTDRPNHSREIIGSLKVTGVETSSIPTTGISVGGVQYVNYMSIRSWGGSGEWVTNFSQIASSHDNGETWQIEPASSRPNLPLTGNDNFQMGSFVKDGGYVYNFGTPAGRFGEGRLSRVKEASIADVAAYEYWDGKAWVPNNPAAAAVVLDGDVSELSVQYNNYLGKFVAMYSNEWGALVLRTASDLTGPWSAPDVVIGTDEVPGLYGAYMHPWSQGQDLYFLATTWSDYNVMLMKTTLHQ, encoded by the coding sequence ATGCGCCGGATGCGGAAGATATCGACAGCAGCAGTGACGTGTGTACTCGCGTCGACCGCGGTCTTGGGGGCGACCCAGGCCAATGCATCCCCGTGGGATTGCAATGTCACCGGGAGCTTGGATCAATCAGGTGGGCCGACCAATCCGATTCCCTGGCTCAACGGCACGGATGGCAAACTGCCGGAATTGCAAGGCCGCACCTCGGCGGTCGAGTACATCACGGGCGCGCTGAGCCCCAACCAAACCGTCGAGCGGTTCAACGTTCTCGGCACGGATCTGGGCATCATGTGGGACAACGGCGCAGGTCAGGTCCTGACAGCTTTCGGTGACACCGTCGGTATCGGATCTGACCCTCTGTGCTCCGGGGTGGTCGGCGACTGGCGCAGCAACGTCCTGTTCCGTAGCTCGGACGGAAATCTGTCCGACGGCATGAACATCGACTCCTCACCGACCGACCGACCGAATCACTCGCGCGAGATCATCGGAAGTCTGAAAGTCACCGGCGTCGAAACCAGCAGCATTCCGACGACGGGTATCTCCGTGGGCGGCGTTCAGTACGTCAACTACATGTCGATACGTTCGTGGGGAGGGTCGGGCGAGTGGGTCACCAACTTCTCGCAGATCGCGTCCTCGCACGACAACGGTGAGACCTGGCAGATCGAACCGGCCTCGTCCCGGCCCAATCTGCCGTTGACAGGTAACGACAACTTCCAGATGGGGTCCTTCGTCAAAGACGGTGGTTACGTCTACAACTTCGGCACCCCCGCCGGACGCTTTGGCGAGGGGCGTCTCTCGCGAGTCAAGGAAGCCTCCATCGCGGACGTCGCGGCGTACGAATACTGGGACGGAAAGGCATGGGTCCCCAACAATCCCGCTGCCGCTGCAGTAGTTCTCGACGGGGATGTCAGCGAACTGTCGGTGCAGTACAACAACTATCTCGGAAAGTTCGTCGCGATGTACTCCAACGAGTGGGGAGCGCTGGTGCTGCGGACGGCCTCGGACCTGACCGGCCCGTGGAGCGCACCGGACGTCGTGATCGGCACCGACGAGGTTCCGGGACTCTACGGCGCGTACATGCACCCCTGGTCGCAGGGGCAGGACCTCTACTTTCTCGCCACCACGTGGTCCGACTACAACGTGATGCTCATGAAGACCACGCTGCACCAGTGA
- a CDS encoding type 1 glutamine amidotransferase: MQTVLLGTDPLPADRRFDAVIVMGGPMGVGDQGEVEWLASEIEYIRDLVESDVPVWGVCLGSQLLAAALGARVYTGAVPEVGVEEITLTVEGRQDPVWGDLPSTFPAMQWHSDTFDIPNGAVRLAGSAKYSNQLFRYKQSYAVQFHLEASSAVAREWMELAEYRDSLHASLGADGPRIFMQQLGATESQGLEIAAAVMEKWLKSISTE, from the coding sequence GTGCAGACTGTTCTTCTGGGCACCGACCCGCTTCCTGCCGATCGACGGTTCGACGCCGTGATCGTGATGGGCGGGCCGATGGGCGTCGGCGATCAGGGCGAGGTCGAGTGGTTGGCATCCGAGATCGAATACATTCGCGATCTGGTCGAGAGCGACGTCCCGGTGTGGGGAGTGTGTCTCGGTTCGCAGTTGCTCGCCGCGGCGCTGGGTGCTCGCGTCTACACGGGCGCTGTGCCTGAAGTCGGAGTTGAGGAGATCACCTTGACTGTCGAGGGCCGGCAAGATCCCGTGTGGGGAGATCTGCCCTCCACATTTCCTGCAATGCAATGGCATTCGGATACCTTCGACATTCCGAACGGCGCGGTGCGGCTCGCTGGTTCAGCCAAGTATTCGAATCAACTCTTCCGATACAAGCAGAGTTACGCCGTTCAGTTTCACCTCGAAGCGTCCTCCGCGGTGGCGCGCGAGTGGATGGAACTGGCCGAGTACCGCGATTCGCTGCATGCTTCGCTGGGAGCGGACGGTCCGCGCATCTTCATGCAGCAGTTGGGTGCAACCGAGTCGCAGGGGCTCGAGATTGCCGCAGCCGTGATGGAGAAATGGTTGAAATCCATCTCCACCGAATAA
- a CDS encoding PASTA domain-containing protein has translation MRAPHLFSTSIRPSSTAVRIGLSAFALASLAACSGTSTDSEAESTSTATTTATSTTQPTTTQAPLTTSVIGTTNSPLATTPVAAEVTPAAAPAIMPNVVCMNLQDAQDTIQSSGVFFSRSADATGAGRRQLVDSNWIVVDQTPSAGSPFGEIEAVLSAVKIGEPNPC, from the coding sequence GTGCGCGCACCACACCTCTTTTCGACATCGATTCGCCCGTCCTCAACTGCCGTTCGCATCGGACTCAGCGCATTCGCCTTGGCGTCACTTGCCGCGTGCTCAGGAACAAGCACCGACAGCGAGGCAGAATCAACATCCACCGCGACCACCACTGCAACCTCGACGACTCAACCCACGACGACTCAGGCTCCATTGACCACCTCGGTGATCGGTACGACGAATTCTCCACTGGCCACGACCCCAGTCGCCGCGGAAGTGACGCCCGCTGCAGCTCCCGCGATCATGCCCAACGTCGTGTGCATGAATCTTCAAGACGCGCAGGACACCATTCAGTCGTCCGGAGTGTTCTTCTCCAGAAGTGCTGACGCAACTGGCGCGGGTCGACGCCAACTGGTCGATTCCAACTGGATTGTCGTCGATCAGACACCCTCTGCCGGAAGTCCTTTCGGGGAAATCGAAGCCGTGCTCTCGGCCGTGAAAATCGGCGAACCGAACCCCTGCTGA
- a CDS encoding aspartate/glutamate racemase family protein translates to MKVQRIRQSASSPASMSDPVIGILGGMGPAATADFYSKLVALTPGSTDQEHPKVVIWADPTVPDRTLALTENGPDPTPWLIRGARVLRESGATTLAIPCNTAHAFLPAISSQLGLPVVHMIDEVARHIRTLSPAVTSVGLLATTGTVRTGLYQQWLSEYSIDVLVPGPAIQDELVMPAIRAIKSGNVGDETTDKLVRAADLLVESGAQVVVAGCTEIPLGLPADATTCQIIDPATILARALLRRVADARRHPSMVVSG, encoded by the coding sequence ATGAAGGTGCAACGAATACGGCAGAGCGCCAGCTCTCCGGCGTCCATGAGCGACCCCGTCATCGGAATACTCGGAGGCATGGGGCCCGCCGCTACTGCCGACTTTTACTCCAAACTCGTTGCGCTGACACCAGGTTCGACGGATCAGGAGCACCCCAAAGTTGTCATCTGGGCCGATCCCACCGTTCCCGACCGGACATTGGCACTCACCGAGAACGGCCCTGACCCCACTCCGTGGCTGATCCGCGGTGCGCGCGTTCTCCGAGAGTCGGGCGCGACGACGCTCGCCATCCCATGCAATACCGCCCACGCCTTCCTGCCCGCAATCTCGTCCCAACTGGGACTTCCCGTCGTCCACATGATCGACGAAGTCGCTCGGCACATCCGGACGCTCTCACCCGCCGTCACATCCGTCGGACTATTGGCCACCACGGGGACGGTCCGCACCGGGTTGTATCAACAATGGCTGTCGGAATACTCGATCGACGTCCTGGTGCCCGGACCTGCGATCCAGGACGAACTGGTGATGCCGGCGATCCGAGCAATCAAGAGCGGCAACGTCGGAGACGAGACCACCGACAAGCTCGTCAGGGCCGCTGATCTTCTCGTCGAATCGGGCGCGCAGGTCGTCGTGGCCGGGTGCACCGAGATTCCGCTCGGACTGCCCGCCGACGCCACAACCTGTCAGATCATCGATCCGGCAACAATTCTCGCCCGCGCTCTGCTCCGGCGGGTTGCGGATGCCCGGAGACACCCTTCGATGGTCGTTTCGGGCTGA
- a CDS encoding GntR family transcriptional regulator: MLRGGKPVERARMSDIALERIREAIVTGELAPGSKIKDSELAEYLGLSRTPVREALARLVDTGLVEAKPGAYTRITTLDRGDVEATLAVIEALDQLAVVTAVPNLTDEMIGAMRSANKDFAAAVKRNDIGRALTADDRLHSVIIDAAANPLLKKLIHQVHPQIHRIYYRKFSSLLGSQDSVDHHNKLIELCADHDAEAAATLSAEHRRHLGGLIGELFDADEFALSD, translated from the coding sequence ATGTTGCGTGGCGGTAAACCGGTTGAGCGAGCACGAATGAGCGACATCGCTCTCGAACGCATTCGCGAAGCGATCGTCACCGGTGAACTGGCGCCGGGCTCGAAGATCAAGGACAGCGAACTCGCCGAGTATCTGGGACTGAGCAGAACTCCAGTCCGCGAAGCGCTCGCAAGGCTGGTCGACACCGGACTCGTGGAAGCGAAACCTGGTGCGTACACGCGCATCACCACCCTCGACCGCGGCGACGTCGAGGCAACACTCGCAGTCATCGAAGCTCTCGACCAACTGGCCGTCGTCACCGCTGTACCGAATCTCACCGACGAGATGATCGGGGCGATGCGTTCGGCCAACAAGGACTTCGCTGCCGCCGTCAAACGAAACGACATAGGCCGAGCCCTGACCGCAGACGATCGCCTACACAGCGTCATCATCGACGCTGCGGCAAATCCGCTGTTGAAGAAGCTGATTCACCAGGTTCACCCACAAATTCACCGCATCTACTACCGCAAGTTCTCGAGCCTTCTCGGCAGCCAGGACTCCGTCGACCATCACAACAAGCTGATCGAGCTGTGCGCAGACCACGATGCCGAGGCGGCAGCGACACTGTCGGCCGAACATCGACGCCATCTCGGCGGGCTGATCGGTGAACTCTTCGACGCCGACGAGTTCGCGCTCTCGGACTGA
- a CDS encoding ArsR/SmtB family transcription factor: MHAFDVLGDPVRRRIMELLSSGERSAGQIAEVVAAEFGISQPTASGHLRVLRENGFATVRSEGTRRLYAVEPAPLQEVDQWLDGFRQFWSGPLDALATELARGKRRGSKRSRSSQPNSSDEGDSQ, from the coding sequence GTGCATGCGTTCGACGTTCTCGGAGACCCAGTTCGGCGAAGAATCATGGAACTCCTGTCCAGCGGCGAGCGCTCGGCGGGTCAGATCGCCGAAGTCGTGGCAGCGGAGTTCGGAATCTCGCAACCGACCGCGTCCGGGCACCTGCGAGTGCTCCGAGAAAACGGATTCGCCACCGTCCGCAGCGAAGGCACCAGGCGTCTCTATGCCGTCGAGCCCGCGCCATTGCAAGAAGTGGACCAATGGCTCGACGGATTCCGGCAGTTCTGGAGCGGTCCTCTCGACGCATTGGCCACAGAACTCGCACGCGGGAAACGACGCGGCTCGAAGCGGAGCAGATCTTCACAACCGAATTCTTCCGACGAAGGAGACTCACAATGA
- a CDS encoding SRPBCC family protein, giving the protein MTEIANQDTSLTAVERSMGNREIAEGSARTAVLKRRYNASVDDVWDAITTPDRINRFFLPVSGDFQVGGSYAFEGQASGEILACDAPHLLRLQWTPPGDRGYSDQVEIRLTADGPDATWLELEHASVADVFRNDPDTGCYGVGTGWEGPLHYLGEYLRGTLPDAPSTEWYTFDEAEELRLANFRGWEWAKIEAEHGDR; this is encoded by the coding sequence ATGACCGAGATCGCGAACCAGGACACCAGCCTCACCGCGGTAGAGCGGAGCATGGGCAACCGCGAGATCGCCGAAGGTTCGGCTCGAACAGCCGTACTCAAGCGCCGCTACAACGCGTCGGTCGACGACGTCTGGGACGCCATCACGACCCCTGACCGCATCAACCGTTTCTTCCTTCCGGTGAGCGGAGACTTCCAGGTGGGCGGCTCGTACGCCTTCGAAGGCCAGGCAAGTGGCGAGATCCTGGCCTGCGACGCCCCACACCTGCTGCGACTGCAGTGGACACCGCCCGGCGATCGCGGATACAGCGATCAGGTCGAGATCCGGCTGACTGCAGACGGTCCCGACGCCACCTGGCTCGAGTTGGAGCACGCCTCCGTCGCCGATGTCTTCCGCAACGACCCTGACACCGGCTGCTACGGCGTCGGAACCGGCTGGGAAGGCCCACTTCACTACCTGGGCGAATACTTGCGCGGCACTCTCCCTGATGCGCCGAGCACCGAGTGGTACACCTTCGACGAAGCAGAGGAGCTTCGTCTGGCCAACTTCCGAGGGTGGGAGTGGGCAAAGATCGAGGCAGAGCACGGCGACCGATAA
- a CDS encoding YhgE/Pip domain-containing protein, with the protein MAPQPVVDNAATTRRTHIIRTVLAVLVIAPLSIAAFYMWALWDPGDTVNRLPVAIVNADAGTELDGTRLQAGDEVVAALVESGDVAWKVVSEQEAADGVNDGTYYFSVVIPKTFSADVASAASGSGRKAELDVLYNDYNSLVAGPVGESIIAQVRSAVSESIGEQSIDQVLVGLGELGTGFGEAAAGAQQLSDGSSEALAGTNELYAGSKELATGMGEANQGGKELAAGAGELAAGAGEAAAGSGELSSGLNQLVGGTDELGAGARQISEVVDMVTTPVLDLAGSSDAVVGQIDALTSMLRNSADPVSAGLVEALAGLRASLTAQPSDDDVIGQLGQLRDGAREISRQLTDPSSDYRGGLLAAAVGAGELNTGLGQLSDGAGQLATGAQELSTGLGQLDTGSIALRDGLGQLSAGVGELDAGSAELATGLSDGAAQVPQFTDDERATTANLLSSPVAVDARNNYPAAGFGPGAVPAVISVALFLCGILTWFVVRPRRGRSLNSHTSVVREGLRRYRIPALVTLVAALVLSVVSLTVANVEPPSVLAMIAVMILVGAAAVSSGRLFTVVFGAVNGTFIALGALMIQIFAFGAVYPIEQMPTVLQWLHALMPLTWARNAMRMVLVGYYGPKFWVAVIALAALVIGAVLFTIWWRRRQEPPTDADDDAPITEEIVYLQQTQA; encoded by the coding sequence ATGGCGCCACAACCCGTAGTCGACAACGCGGCCACGACGCGACGCACGCACATCATCCGGACAGTTCTCGCTGTCCTCGTCATCGCACCGCTGTCGATTGCGGCGTTCTACATGTGGGCACTGTGGGATCCGGGCGACACGGTCAACCGCTTGCCCGTCGCCATCGTCAACGCCGATGCGGGCACAGAACTCGACGGAACACGTCTGCAAGCCGGCGATGAAGTTGTTGCCGCACTCGTCGAGAGCGGAGACGTTGCATGGAAGGTCGTCTCGGAACAGGAAGCCGCCGACGGCGTCAACGACGGCACCTATTACTTCTCTGTCGTCATTCCGAAGACTTTCAGCGCGGATGTGGCCAGTGCCGCATCGGGTTCGGGCCGCAAGGCCGAACTCGACGTCTTGTACAACGATTACAACAGTCTGGTCGCCGGCCCGGTCGGTGAAAGCATCATCGCTCAGGTGCGCTCGGCGGTCTCCGAGTCGATCGGCGAGCAGTCCATCGACCAGGTGCTGGTCGGGTTGGGTGAACTCGGAACAGGATTCGGTGAAGCAGCAGCAGGAGCGCAACAGCTGTCCGACGGATCCTCCGAAGCGCTTGCCGGAACCAACGAGCTCTACGCTGGAAGCAAGGAACTCGCCACCGGCATGGGCGAAGCAAATCAGGGCGGCAAGGAGCTGGCCGCCGGAGCCGGCGAGCTGGCTGCCGGAGCTGGCGAAGCTGCTGCAGGCTCGGGCGAGCTGAGCAGCGGACTCAACCAGTTGGTCGGGGGCACCGACGAACTCGGCGCAGGCGCCCGACAGATCAGCGAAGTGGTCGACATGGTCACCACCCCGGTACTCGACCTCGCGGGGTCCTCGGACGCCGTCGTCGGTCAGATCGACGCCCTCACGTCGATGCTTCGAAACTCGGCCGATCCGGTCTCCGCCGGACTCGTCGAAGCCCTGGCTGGACTGCGGGCTTCCCTGACTGCACAACCGTCGGACGACGACGTGATCGGTCAGCTCGGCCAGCTTCGCGACGGCGCGCGGGAGATCTCGCGCCAACTCACCGATCCGAGCAGCGACTACCGTGGTGGGCTCCTTGCCGCCGCGGTCGGTGCAGGTGAACTCAACACCGGCCTGGGCCAACTGTCCGACGGTGCAGGCCAACTCGCTACCGGTGCACAGGAACTCTCCACCGGGCTGGGGCAGTTGGACACTGGAAGTATTGCGCTCCGTGACGGTCTCGGGCAGCTATCGGCCGGCGTCGGCGAGCTCGACGCGGGTAGCGCGGAACTCGCCACCGGTTTGTCCGACGGTGCCGCCCAGGTACCGCAGTTCACGGACGACGAGCGCGCCACCACGGCCAATCTCCTCTCTTCCCCGGTTGCCGTCGACGCGCGGAACAACTATCCCGCAGCCGGTTTCGGGCCGGGAGCCGTACCTGCCGTGATCTCGGTGGCACTGTTCCTGTGCGGAATTCTCACGTGGTTCGTCGTCCGCCCACGACGCGGACGTTCACTGAACTCGCACACCAGCGTGGTACGTGAGGGGCTGCGCCGCTACCGCATTCCCGCCCTGGTCACCTTGGTCGCGGCGCTCGTGTTGTCGGTGGTGTCACTGACCGTGGCAAACGTCGAACCACCTAGTGTTCTGGCGATGATCGCAGTGATGATCCTGGTGGGTGCCGCCGCGGTCAGCTCGGGCAGGCTCTTCACCGTTGTGTTCGGTGCCGTCAACGGAACCTTCATCGCTCTGGGCGCCTTGATGATTCAGATCTTCGCCTTCGGCGCGGTATACCCCATCGAACAGATGCCGACGGTTCTGCAGTGGCTGCACGCTCTGATGCCACTCACGTGGGCGCGCAACGCCATGCGCATGGTCCTTGTCGGATACTACGGCCCGAAATTCTGGGTGGCGGTAATCGCTCTGGCTGCCTTGGTGATCGGAGCCGTCCTGTTCACCATCTGGTGGCGCCGCCGACAAGAACCGCCGACCGACGCCGATGACGACGCGCCGATCACCGAGGAGATCGTGTACCTCCAGCAAACGCAAGCGTGA
- a CDS encoding DUF4185 domain-containing protein: MFRAGRSLGVFGVVAALAAAAVTAVASPAMAAPGCVGVSGVGSSGGPANAAPWLNGNTGGLPGLSGRTTAIEKVTGTYSPNKTVDRFNVLGTDLGIMWDNGAGQILTAFGDTTGLSRNPGCDGLVGEWRSNVLFRSSDRVLADGMRIDSAPMDGTAQAREIISGLKIPGVEASSIPTSGIAVNGVQYLSYMSVRNWGEAGQWSTNYSQIATSSDNGETWTTRPETLRPNIGGVLPAGVAPVAGSENFQMSSMVKDGGFVYNYGTPAGRSGEVRLSRVPEGAILDLSAYEYWNGNGWILADPAAAVPVMDGRIGEISVQYNEFLGKFVAMYADAFSSIVMRTAPSPVGPWTAPETLVNLVEVPGIYAAYIHPWSSGSDLYFLATTWADYNVMLMRTTLVR; encoded by the coding sequence ATGTTTCGCGCGGGGAGATCGTTGGGGGTGTTCGGGGTAGTTGCTGCTCTGGCAGCTGCTGCCGTCACGGCGGTGGCTTCGCCGGCGATGGCTGCGCCGGGCTGCGTCGGAGTCAGTGGCGTCGGTAGTAGCGGTGGTCCGGCCAATGCGGCGCCGTGGCTCAACGGCAACACCGGAGGGTTGCCAGGTCTGTCCGGTCGTACTACCGCGATCGAAAAGGTCACCGGCACATACAGTCCCAACAAGACAGTTGATCGCTTCAATGTCCTGGGTACCGACCTGGGCATCATGTGGGACAACGGTGCGGGGCAGATTCTGACCGCTTTCGGCGATACCACCGGGCTCAGTCGTAACCCCGGTTGCGACGGTTTGGTGGGCGAGTGGCGAAGCAATGTACTCTTCCGCAGCTCGGATCGGGTACTGGCCGACGGTATGCGCATCGACAGCGCGCCGATGGACGGCACAGCTCAGGCGCGTGAGATCATTTCCGGTCTGAAGATTCCGGGCGTCGAGGCCTCCAGCATCCCCACGAGCGGCATCGCAGTGAACGGTGTGCAGTATCTGAGCTACATGTCGGTGCGCAACTGGGGCGAGGCCGGGCAGTGGAGCACGAACTACTCACAGATTGCCACCTCCTCGGACAACGGCGAAACGTGGACCACTCGTCCGGAAACTCTGCGCCCCAACATCGGTGGGGTTCTTCCCGCGGGTGTCGCCCCCGTCGCCGGTAGCGAGAACTTCCAGATGAGCTCGATGGTGAAGGACGGCGGGTTCGTCTACAACTACGGAACCCCCGCGGGACGATCCGGCGAGGTTCGACTTTCTCGCGTGCCCGAGGGGGCGATCCTCGATCTTTCCGCCTACGAGTACTGGAACGGAAACGGCTGGATCCTTGCCGATCCCGCTGCGGCCGTACCCGTCATGGACGGCCGCATCGGGGAGATCTCAGTTCAGTACAACGAGTTCCTCGGCAAGTTCGTGGCGATGTACGCCGACGCGTTCAGTTCGATCGTGATGCGAACCGCTCCCAGTCCGGTCGGTCCGTGGACGGCACCGGAGACACTGGTCAATCTGGTCGAGGTTCCCGGTATCTACGCCGCATACATCCACCCGTGGTCCAGTGGTTCGGATCTGTACTTCCTTGCCACCACGTGGGCCGACTACAACGTCATGTTGATGCGTACGACGCTCGTTCGCTGA
- a CDS encoding RhlG family 3-oxoacyl-ACP reductase translates to MSLIEGLFDVSGKTVVVTGGSRGIGYMIARGFVEGGATVVISARKAEACDEAARELSEFGTCISHPADLSTDEGVESLAAKVAEISPTLDVLVNNAGATWGAPVDDFPAAGFDKIFDINVKAIFLLTQKLLPQLRSAATAEDPARVINIGSIDGLVVSGSENFSYGASKAAVHMLTRKLAATLAGEQITVNAIAPGPFPSKMMAFLLEDEQSAKAVADSVPLGRVGTPQDAAGLAIFLASRAGAYLTGAVIPLDGGASGAR, encoded by the coding sequence ATGAGCTTGATCGAGGGACTGTTCGACGTCAGTGGCAAGACCGTTGTGGTCACCGGTGGATCACGCGGCATCGGATACATGATCGCTCGCGGGTTTGTCGAAGGCGGAGCGACGGTCGTCATTTCGGCCCGAAAGGCCGAAGCCTGTGACGAAGCCGCGCGAGAGCTTTCGGAGTTCGGCACCTGCATTTCGCATCCGGCCGATCTGTCCACGGACGAGGGGGTCGAGAGCCTCGCTGCGAAGGTCGCCGAGATTTCGCCGACGCTCGACGTACTGGTCAACAACGCCGGTGCCACGTGGGGAGCTCCCGTCGACGATTTTCCGGCCGCAGGCTTCGACAAGATTTTCGACATCAATGTCAAGGCAATCTTCCTCCTGACGCAGAAGCTGTTGCCGCAGTTGCGGTCTGCAGCCACGGCGGAAGACCCCGCGCGCGTGATCAATATCGGATCGATCGACGGACTCGTGGTGTCGGGTTCGGAGAACTTCTCGTACGGAGCCAGTAAGGCTGCGGTGCACATGTTGACGCGCAAGCTCGCGGCAACGCTTGCGGGGGAACAGATCACGGTCAATGCCATTGCGCCGGGCCCGTTCCCGTCGAAGATGATGGCATTCCTCCTCGAGGACGAACAGAGTGCAAAGGCTGTGGCGGACTCGGTCCCGTTGGGCCGGGTCGGAACTCCCCAGGATGCCGCAGGTCTTGCCATCTTCCTGGCTTCACGTGCCGGGGCTTATCTGACCGGCGCGGTGATTCCACTCGACGGCGGTGCGAGCGGAGCGCGCTGA